The Deinococcus fonticola genome includes the window CCCTGGATGAGGTCGAGGAGGTGTTGAGTCAGGAGTGCCAGCGCCTGATGGCCAATCCTTCAGTGGTTCGCTCGCTCACCTTCTTCCCTTGGATTCGAAATGTTCTGAACTCAATTTAGTTCCGTATGACATGTTCATTCCCATCCTGTGGAACCAGCACCGGGAAGAATACGTTGCCGCCATCAACAAAGCCTGGGAAGACGGTCACATCAGTGCCGGGGAACGCTTTCAATTGGGGGCCATGGGTGGCGCACTGATTGCTGACGCCACACCTGTCGTGCATAGCGTCATGAAAGTCGGCAGGCAAGTGGTTGACGGCACCGCCACTTGGGTGAAGGGCCTGATGGGCGGTTCCAAGTCAGTGGTGAAAGCAGCGGATGAAGCCATGACCGTCGCGGCCACTGCCGGGAAACTCCCCGAGGAAGCCATCAAGACCATTCCGCCGAAGCTGGGCGAGAACACCACGAAACTCCTCAACGAATGCAACAGCCAGATTTGCTTCGATGCCTTTGATGATCTGTCAGATACGATTAAAGCGAGCGGACGGACTGAAGAAGAAGCTCGCCTCATGGCGGATAAAGCCGTTAAAGAGGTGGAGGACTGGACAGCCGCCAATGGGTACAACCACTTACCCAATGAGAAGATGAACAATGCTGAATTGCTGGTGGCGTGCAAGTACCTGCCCAATTCATTCTCGCCAGATACCCTGGTCAAAACCATTGCCGGGTTACAACGCATTGATCAGATCAAGGTTGGCAGGCGGGTCTTAGCGTTCAACGAGCAGTTGAAGGAAGAAGGCTACTACCCCGTCACGGCAGTTCACCAGAACTACGACCCTGAAGTAACGGTTCTGTCCTTGGTCACCAGCGGTGGACAGAGAGAAGAAATTACGACCACTCCGAGGCACTTGTTCTACACCACCTCAGGCAAATGGATTGAAGCAGGAAAGCTCTCCAACAGCGACCAACTGCAACGAGATGGGAAAGCAGCAGGGCAAGTTGTGAATGTAACGACTTCGACACGTACAGCTCAAATGTTTAATCTCACCGTTGAGCAAGCCCACACGTTCTTCGTCGGAGTCAATAGTTGGTTGGTTCACAATGAAAGTTTGTCGGCTTGCGCTGATTTGGCAAGACCTCGAGCTTATGGCTCGATTACTCAAGTTGATGCGCCGATTGCAGTAAATGCTGGCACCGATCTTGCTTACAAGGCAAGAACAGTTAAACAGACTTTCGACGGGGCAACAGTACCATATACCGTCCAAGATGCAGCATCCATCGTTGCTAGACAGGCAAGAGATAGGTGGGCGACCCTTGTCCTAGAAAATTCCAAGAGTGCAAAACCGCTCACTGAAGCACAACTAAGGACAGAATTTCAAAGACGCGCATATGGTATAGTCGCTGACACAAAGACGGGAAAAGAAGTCAATAGCGTCTCTGGTGAACGAATGGACTATAAGGCTTCACAATACGAGACAAATGAGAGTGCTTACGCGGATGTCCTGGCGCAAAACCGTGAATATAAAAGCTCGGGCGCTGGGAATTGCTCTGAAGCCAGGGGATGTTCCATTCTTATTGGGAACTCTGCAGAGAAATTCAACGCACAAGATTACTTCACCTATTCGTTCAATGTGAGGTTTGTGGAGCAGAATGGACAGACTGTTTTAAAAGTCCTTCCCAAGAAAAGGTGTGATATCTGCAAAACAACCAACTATAGATTTGCGCCAACCGATGAATACCAAGATCTAATCGAATTCTTATTTCATTTCTAGGTATATATGATTACAAACCGCGATTTAATAAAAGATGCCATCCAAGTTAAGTATCCAACTCTTCAAATATCCGAGGATGCGCTATACCAATTGAGTATTTACGAAGGCATGGTGGTTAAAGCTGAACAAATAGGGGAAATCCGAGGTAAACCATATCTAATGGCGTGCGGGTACAAATTCAACTCACTAGAAGTCTCACCTCTAAGAGATAATAGTTATTCTTCATTATTAAGCCGCGCAACAGATGGTTTTCAATTGCCCGTGTTCGAGATCGGAGTACTTTACTATTTCGACCCAATTCCGATCGATTTTAAGAACAATGGAGGTAACATTTTAACCGGAAATAGACCAATTAGTGATCGGAGCGAGCTTCTGACAATCTACATGGGTGTTGATGGTTCGGTGTGGATTATTAATATTGACGGCGAATCAATAAGTCGCGTCGCAGGCAGTATTAAGGAGTTATTGGCGATGACACCAGATGTTCATTATATTTCACAGCATTCCCATACATTTCCTCTATACTGAAATTAATTTTAGAGTATCGGACGAGTTTGCCCAAACGAACGTTTCCGCAACAATTTCGGTTGGGCGACGAAAACGGCAGATTCCCGTTGCAAAAACCTTTTGCAGAACTAAAACGAATGGCAATAGGTTTTTGCAGGACTCATGAGCTGATGAGTCACCAGACTGAACGTTCGAAGCGCTCCACCGTTTCTTCGAGCGACAACTGCCCTTGAGCCACGGCGAGGGTCAGGTCAAACAGCTCATCCTGATTCAGGCGCAACCGCAGGTCATGTAAAGCCAGCCACACCAAGGCGCAACTCAAGGCTGTTCGCTTGTTCGCATCCATGAAGGCGTGAGCACGCGAAAGGTAATACAGATAGGCTGCCGCCTGAGCCGCCACGCTTGGATGGCGCAACTGTCCGAATAACTCCTGAACAGGCTGCGCCAGCGCACTCTCCAGCAGTCCAGGGTCACGCAGTCCGGGTGAACCTCCATAACGCTCAAGTTGAGCGTTATGGAGCTCTTCCACTTCTGCTCGGGTCAACCCTTCAGGCATCAGCCAGCCGACGGAACAGGTCATCGTATTCACTCAGCACCTGGTCACGGGCTTCTGCGAAACGCTTCTGGCGCTCCAGCGTCTCAGGCCGCTCAGCGGCCTGAGCAGGCGTGATGATGATGGCATTCCCTTGAATCTCGACCTGCACCTCACTCCCTATACCCGTCAGTTCCTTCATTTCTTTGGTGATGACAAGGGCCTCACTATTGCCGATTCGAGAGAGCGTCTTCCGCATGCTTCATTCTAACCACGTTCGTACAGAAGTTGCGGGATTCTCTCTGCAATGTATTTGTGCAAGCCTTGAGCATGCACATCGGCTACGCCCGAGTCTCCAAAGACAAAGACCAGGACACTGCCCTCCAACTCAAAGCTTTGAAGGAAGCTGGGGCTGAGAAGGTGTTCAAAGAAAGCGCTTCTGGTGGCCGATGGGACAGACCTGAACTCCATAAGATGATGGAGCAGCTCCGCGAGGGAGATGTGCTCGTCGTCTGGAAGCTCGACCGTCTCAGCCGCAGTCTAAAAGACCTGTTGACCCTGATGGAAAGAATCGAAGAGAAAGGCGCTGGCTTTCGCTCCATCACTGAAAATATCGACACCACCACCCCTGCAGGGCGAATGATGATGCAGATGGTGGGAGCTTTTGCCGAATTTGAGCGCGCCATGATTCGGGAACGCACCAAGGCGGGTCTGGAACAGGCCCGTTCTGAAGGCCGTATCGGTGGCCGCCGCCCCAAGCTCACCGCGCAGCAGGAGAAGGAAATCGTGGAAGCCGTGCAGTCTGGCCGCCGCACTGCTGCTGATTGCGCTCGACTTTTCGGGATTCATCCTTCAACAGTCAGCAGGTTGCTCCAGCGAAATTCACTGACCTAGACGTTGTGGGGAATTCAAAGCATAAGTCAGCCCGAGTGCCACATAGGCATCAGTCTTTGGCATATGTAGCTGAGGTCGAACAACGCTGCATGTCAGAAGACAGCTTGAATTCAAAATATTTTTACTGAAAGTCAAATCGAGACCAGAAAAGACAAGAAGTCCCCGCTGTTCTGAGCAGGGATATTCGCCGTTCTGACCGCCGCCCTGAAGGGCGGGGTCAATGAGCTTTTCAAGAGGTGTGCACGGTGGCCTGCAGCGGACTTCCAAGCGAATTGGGGTCACTCACGATTGCAATAAAACCTACACCTTCAGGTCATCCACCACGTCGTTCTCCTGAGAGAACCTGGCAGCGTCCTTCAGGGCCTGGGTTGGTTCCGGTGGTGCTTCCAGAACCGCCAGAAAAGCCTGCTGGCCTTCCGGGGACAGCATGATTGTCTGCTGGTTCTGAAGCAGCCCCTCGGCGGCCTGTAACGCGCTCTGAAGGGTGAAGTCACTGGTACTGAGTCCCTGGAGGGCCGCACCCTGCTCAATCAGGCGCTTTTGCCCACTGGAAAGCCGCAGCTCAATTTGCTCCGTCTCATTGGTGGTCATCCCCCTCCCCCTTTACAGTGATTATGGCTGAAAAAGTGGTGAATCCCTGTCGTAGGCGGCGCAAAAAGACGGCTACGACGGGTGAAGCCCCGGAAGACAAGCCCACGAAGACTGGACTCCAAAAGGAAGAGGGCCAGGCTCACCGCCGGGGCATCGCGGGAAGTGGAAGGAGCAGCGGTTCGGTTATTTGGGGCACTTATCCTGTGCCTGTTGTTCAGGGCTGCAGATTGGATTACCGTTGTTGAGGCCATTCAGGGAACAGGAG containing:
- a CDS encoding polymorphic toxin-type HINT domain-containing protein, producing the protein MFIPILWNQHREEYVAAINKAWEDGHISAGERFQLGAMGGALIADATPVVHSVMKVGRQVVDGTATWVKGLMGGSKSVVKAADEAMTVAATAGKLPEEAIKTIPPKLGENTTKLLNECNSQICFDAFDDLSDTIKASGRTEEEARLMADKAVKEVEDWTAANGYNHLPNEKMNNAELLVACKYLPNSFSPDTLVKTIAGLQRIDQIKVGRRVLAFNEQLKEEGYYPVTAVHQNYDPEVTVLSLVTSGGQREEITTTPRHLFYTTSGKWIEAGKLSNSDQLQRDGKAAGQVVNVTTSTRTAQMFNLTVEQAHTFFVGVNSWLVHNESLSACADLARPRAYGSITQVDAPIAVNAGTDLAYKARTVKQTFDGATVPYTVQDAASIVARQARDRWATLVLENSKSAKPLTEAQLRTEFQRRAYGIVADTKTGKEVNSVSGERMDYKASQYETNESAYADVLAQNREYKSSGAGNCSEARGCSILIGNSAEKFNAQDYFTYSFNVRFVEQNGQTVLKVLPKKRCDICKTTNYRFAPTDEYQDLIEFLFHF
- a CDS encoding type II toxin-antitoxin system death-on-curing family toxin, producing MTCSVGWLMPEGLTRAEVEELHNAQLERYGGSPGLRDPGLLESALAQPVQELFGQLRHPSVAAQAAAYLYYLSRAHAFMDANKRTALSCALVWLALHDLRLRLNQDELFDLTLAVAQGQLSLEETVERFERSVW
- a CDS encoding MazF family transcriptional regulator, encoding MRKTLSRIGNSEALVITKEMKELTGIGSEVQVEIQGNAIIITPAQAAERPETLERQKRFAEARDQVLSEYDDLFRRLADA
- a CDS encoding recombinase family protein — encoded protein: MHIGYARVSKDKDQDTALQLKALKEAGAEKVFKESASGGRWDRPELHKMMEQLREGDVLVVWKLDRLSRSLKDLLTLMERIEEKGAGFRSITENIDTTTPAGRMMMQMVGAFAEFERAMIRERTKAGLEQARSEGRIGGRRPKLTAQQEKEIVEAVQSGRRTAADCARLFGIHPSTVSRLLQRNSLT
- a CDS encoding DUF1778 domain-containing protein, whose product is MTTNETEQIELRLSSGQKRLIEQGAALQGLSTSDFTLQSALQAAEGLLQNQQTIMLSPEGQQAFLAVLEAPPEPTQALKDAARFSQENDVVDDLKV